A region of Bradyrhizobium sp. SZCCHNS1050 DNA encodes the following proteins:
- a CDS encoding D-glycerate dehydrogenase produces MSGRKKPLVVVTRKLPDSVETRMRELFDARLNLDDEPLSQEQLADAVRTAEVLVPTVTDHISADILNQPDCKLRMIANFGNGVDNIDVAAAVARGITVTNTPKVLTEDTADMTMALILAVPRRLIEGASILTEGKNWAGWSPTWMLGHRIGGKRLGIIGMGRIGQAVARRARAFGLQIHYHNRRPVAPVIADELGATYWESLDQMLARMDIISVNCPHTPATFHLLSARRLKLIRKDAYIVNTARGEVIDEETLTRLIEAGDIAGAGLDVFEHEPAVNPRLVRLAKAGKVTLLPHMGSATIEGRVEMGEKVIINIKTFLDNHRPPDRVLPSML; encoded by the coding sequence ATGTCAGGTAGGAAAAAGCCCCTCGTCGTGGTGACACGCAAGCTGCCGGACTCGGTCGAGACGCGCATGCGCGAGCTGTTCGACGCCAGGCTCAATCTCGACGACGAGCCGTTGAGCCAGGAACAACTCGCCGACGCCGTGCGCACCGCCGAGGTGCTGGTTCCGACCGTCACCGACCACATCAGCGCCGACATTCTCAATCAGCCCGATTGCAAGCTGCGCATGATCGCCAACTTCGGCAACGGCGTCGACAACATCGACGTCGCGGCGGCGGTGGCGCGCGGCATCACCGTCACCAACACGCCGAAGGTCCTCACCGAGGACACCGCCGACATGACCATGGCGCTGATCCTCGCCGTGCCGCGGCGGCTGATCGAGGGCGCCTCGATCCTCACCGAGGGCAAGAACTGGGCGGGCTGGTCGCCGACCTGGATGCTCGGCCACCGCATCGGCGGCAAGCGCTTGGGCATCATCGGCATGGGCCGGATCGGCCAGGCCGTGGCGCGGCGTGCCCGCGCCTTCGGCCTGCAGATCCACTATCACAACCGCCGCCCGGTCGCTCCCGTGATCGCCGACGAGCTCGGCGCTACCTACTGGGAGAGCCTCGACCAGATGCTGGCGCGGATGGACATCATCTCGGTCAACTGCCCGCACACGCCGGCGACGTTCCATCTGCTGTCGGCGCGCCGGCTGAAGCTGATCCGCAAGGACGCCTACATCGTCAACACCGCACGCGGCGAGGTGATCGACGAGGAGACGCTGACGCGGCTGATCGAGGCCGGCGACATCGCCGGCGCCGGTCTCGACGTGTTCGAGCACGAGCCCGCGGTGAATCCGCGCCTGGTCCGGCTCGCCAAGGCCGGCAAGGTGACGCTGCTGCCGCACATGGGCTCGGCCACCATCGAAGGCCGCGTCGAAATGGGCGAGAAGGTCATCATCAACATCAAGACCTTCCTCGACAACCACCGCCCGCCGGACCGCGTGCTGCCGAGCATGTTGTAG
- a CDS encoding SH3 domain-containing protein has product MFDVAVGRGGVAAKDSVLTTSGLPVPRYVSLKSDHVNVRAGPTKDNDVAWVYTRSGLPVEITAEYENWRRVRDSEGSEGWVYHSLLSGRRTAVVTMKNKDDLAPIYESADATSAVTARLQAGVVAQVKKCGNGWCRVLGNGFEGWIQQQRLWGVYADEQVN; this is encoded by the coding sequence CTGTTCGACGTTGCCGTCGGCAGGGGCGGCGTTGCGGCGAAGGACTCCGTTCTCACCACCAGCGGCCTGCCGGTGCCGCGCTATGTCAGCCTGAAGTCGGATCATGTGAACGTTCGTGCCGGTCCGACCAAGGACAACGACGTGGCCTGGGTCTATACGCGCTCCGGCCTGCCGGTCGAGATCACTGCGGAATATGAGAACTGGCGCCGCGTGCGCGATTCCGAAGGCTCGGAGGGGTGGGTCTATCACTCGTTGCTGTCGGGGCGCCGCACGGCGGTGGTCACGATGAAGAACAAGGACGATCTCGCCCCGATCTACGAGAGCGCCGACGCGACCAGCGCGGTCACAGCGCGGCTGCAGGCAGGCGTTGTCGCGCAGGTGAAGAAATGCGGCAATGGCTGGTGCCGCGTGCTCGGCAATGGTTTCGAAGGCTGGATCCAGCAGCAGCGGCTGTGGGGCGTCTACGCCGACGAGCAGGTCAATTGA
- the irrA gene encoding iron response transcriptional regulator IrrA: protein MSGHDRGNPDLGNGRQPALNGCPWHDVNEMLQAAGLRPTRQRMALGWLLFGKGARHLTAEMLYEEATLAKVPVSLATVYNTLNQLTDAGLLRQVSVDGTKTYFDTNVTAHHHFYLENNHELVDIPDQHLALSKLPEAPEGYEIARIDMVVRLRKKR, encoded by the coding sequence ATGAGTGGTCATGACCGCGGCAACCCGGATCTCGGGAACGGCCGGCAGCCAGCACTCAATGGCTGCCCATGGCACGACGTCAACGAGATGCTGCAGGCGGCCGGGCTGCGCCCGACCCGCCAGCGCATGGCCCTCGGCTGGCTGCTGTTCGGCAAGGGCGCGCGGCATCTGACCGCCGAAATGCTCTACGAGGAAGCGACGCTGGCCAAGGTTCCGGTCTCGCTCGCCACGGTCTATAATACGCTGAACCAGCTGACCGACGCCGGCCTGCTGCGCCAGGTCAGCGTTGACGGCACGAAGACGTATTTTGACACCAACGTCACCGCCCACCATCACTTCTATCTCGAGAACAACCACGAGCTGGTCGACATCCCGGACCAGCATCTGGCGCTGTCGAAGCTGCCGGAGGCGCCCGAAGGTTACGAGATCGCCCGGATCGACATGGTCGTCCGGCTGCGCAAGAAGCGCTGA
- the fabA gene encoding 3-hydroxyacyl-[acyl-carrier-protein] dehydratase FabA, producing the protein MLDRRSAYEYEDLLACGRGELFGPGNAQLPLPPMLMFDRIVEISETGGEFGKGVVRAELDVKPDLWFFGCHFKNDPVMPGCLGLDAMWQMVGFYLGWTGGAGRGRALGLGDLKFSGQVLPTARKVVYNVDIKRVMRSKLVLGIADGWLSMDGEIIYRAKDLKVGLFKQGAAPT; encoded by the coding sequence ATGCTGGATCGGCGCAGCGCATATGAATACGAGGACCTGCTGGCCTGCGGCCGCGGGGAGCTGTTCGGCCCCGGCAATGCACAACTGCCGCTGCCGCCGATGCTGATGTTCGATCGGATCGTCGAGATCTCCGAGACCGGCGGCGAGTTCGGCAAGGGCGTCGTCCGCGCCGAGCTCGACGTGAAGCCGGATCTCTGGTTCTTCGGCTGCCATTTCAAGAATGATCCGGTGATGCCGGGCTGTCTCGGCCTCGATGCGATGTGGCAGATGGTCGGCTTCTACCTCGGCTGGACCGGCGGCGCGGGGCGCGGCCGTGCGCTGGGCCTCGGCGATCTCAAGTTTTCCGGCCAGGTGCTGCCGACCGCCCGCAAGGTTGTGTACAACGTCGACATCAAGCGCGTGATGCGCTCAAAGCTGGTGCTCGGTATTGCCGACGGGTGGCTTTCGATGGATGGCGAGATTATCTATCGCGCCAAGGACCTGAAGGTCGGCCTGTTCAAGCAGGGCGCCGCGCCGACTTGA
- the fabB gene encoding beta-ketoacyl-ACP synthase I, producing the protein MRRVVITGMGIVSSIGNNTQEVLASLYEAKSGISRAEKYAELGFRSQVQGAPTLNPADVVDRRAMRFLGEGAAWNHVAMEQAILDSGLEPTDVSNVRTGIIMGSGGPSTRTLVEAADITRTKGPKRVGPFAVPKAMSSTASATLATWFKIKGVNYSISSACATSNHCIGNSYEMIQYGKQDVMFAGGCEELDWTLSVLFDAMGAMSSKHNDTPATASRPYDVTRDGFVIAGGAGVLVLEELEHAKARGAKIYGEIVGYGATSDGYDMVAPSGEGAERCMQLALSTVKTKIDYINPHATSTPAGDPPEIEAIRKVFGRGEKCPPISATKALTGHSLGATGVQEAIYSLLMMKNGFICESANITELDPAFADMPIVRKRIDNAKLGTVLSNSFGFGGTNATLVFKQLDA; encoded by the coding sequence ATGAGGCGGGTTGTCATCACGGGCATGGGCATCGTCTCATCGATCGGCAACAACACCCAGGAGGTGCTCGCCAGCCTGTACGAGGCGAAGTCCGGTATCTCCCGCGCCGAGAAATATGCCGAGCTTGGTTTTCGTTCGCAGGTGCAAGGTGCGCCGACGCTGAATCCCGCCGACGTGGTCGACCGCCGCGCCATGCGCTTCCTCGGCGAGGGGGCGGCGTGGAATCATGTCGCCATGGAGCAGGCCATCCTCGATTCCGGGTTGGAGCCGACCGACGTCTCCAACGTCAGAACCGGCATCATCATGGGCTCAGGCGGGCCATCGACGCGCACGCTGGTGGAAGCGGCCGACATCACCCGCACCAAGGGCCCGAAGCGCGTCGGTCCGTTCGCCGTGCCGAAGGCAATGTCGTCGACGGCCTCGGCGACGTTGGCGACCTGGTTCAAGATCAAGGGCGTCAACTACTCGATCTCCTCGGCCTGTGCGACCTCCAATCATTGCATCGGCAATTCCTACGAGATGATCCAGTACGGCAAGCAGGACGTGATGTTCGCCGGCGGCTGCGAAGAGCTCGACTGGACGCTGTCGGTGCTGTTCGACGCGATGGGTGCGATGTCGTCGAAGCACAACGACACGCCTGCGACCGCGTCGCGGCCCTATGACGTCACGCGCGACGGCTTCGTGATCGCCGGCGGCGCCGGCGTCCTCGTGCTGGAAGAGCTCGAGCACGCCAAGGCGCGCGGCGCCAAGATCTACGGCGAGATCGTGGGCTACGGCGCGACCTCGGACGGCTACGACATGGTGGCGCCGTCGGGCGAAGGCGCCGAGCGCTGCATGCAGCTCGCGCTGTCGACCGTGAAGACGAAGATCGACTACATCAATCCGCATGCGACTTCGACGCCGGCCGGCGATCCGCCGGAGATCGAGGCGATCCGCAAGGTGTTCGGCCGCGGCGAGAAATGTCCGCCAATCTCGGCGACCAAGGCGCTGACCGGCCACTCGCTCGGCGCCACCGGCGTCCAGGAAGCGATCTATTCGCTGCTGATGATGAAGAACGGCTTCATCTGCGAGAGCGCCAACATCACCGAGCTCGATCCCGCCTTCGCCGACATGCCGATCGTGCGCAAGCGCATCGACAACGCCAAGCTCGGCACCGTGCTGTCGAACTCGTTCGGCTTCGGCGGCACCAACGCGACGCTGGTGTTCAAGCAGCTCGACGCCTAA
- the fabI gene encoding enoyl-ACP reductase FabI: protein MQGLMAGKRGLVMGIANDHSIAWGIAKTLAAHGAEMAFTYQGDALGKRVRPLADELGVKHVLPCDVEDIASVDGVFTALREAWGGLDFVVHAVAFSDKNELKGRYADTSRENFARTMLISCFSFTEIAKRAAELMPESGGSMITLTFDGSNRVMPNYNVMGVAKAALEASVRYLAADYGRRSIRVNAISAGPVRTLAGSGIGDARFMFAFQQKHSPLGRGVTLEELGGSALYLLSELSGGVTGEIHYVDSGYNVISMPRPEDLKAD, encoded by the coding sequence ATGCAGGGACTGATGGCAGGCAAGCGCGGCCTGGTCATGGGCATCGCCAACGACCATTCGATCGCCTGGGGCATCGCCAAGACGCTGGCGGCGCATGGTGCCGAGATGGCCTTCACCTATCAGGGCGACGCGCTCGGCAAGCGCGTCCGTCCGCTCGCCGATGAGCTCGGCGTCAAGCACGTGTTGCCTTGCGACGTCGAGGACATCGCCAGCGTCGACGGCGTGTTCACCGCATTGCGCGAGGCCTGGGGCGGGCTCGACTTCGTCGTCCATGCGGTCGCCTTCTCCGACAAGAACGAGCTCAAGGGCCGCTACGCCGACACCTCGCGCGAGAATTTTGCGCGCACGATGCTGATCTCCTGCTTCTCCTTCACCGAGATCGCCAAGCGCGCCGCCGAGCTGATGCCGGAAAGCGGCGGCAGCATGATCACCTTGACCTTCGACGGCTCCAACCGCGTGATGCCGAACTACAACGTGATGGGTGTCGCCAAGGCCGCGTTGGAAGCCTCGGTGCGCTATCTCGCCGCCGACTACGGCCGCCGCAGCATCCGTGTCAACGCGATCTCGGCCGGCCCGGTGCGCACGCTGGCGGGCTCGGGCATCGGCGATGCCCGCTTCATGTTCGCCTTTCAGCAGAAGCACTCGCCGCTCGGTCGCGGCGTGACCCTGGAGGAGCTTGGCGGCTCGGCGCTCTATCTGCTGTCGGAGCTGTCCGGCGGCGTCACCGGCGAGATCCACTACGTCGATTCCGGCTACAACGTGATCTCGATGCCGCGCCCCGAGGATCTCAAGGCGGACTGA
- a CDS encoding autotransporter outer membrane beta-barrel domain-containing protein produces MLRSKARVIALCAMTGIALVAGGVGPAQAQSSVWDSTISNTSWYVPTAQLLAYMSPKTGFSNPVPIGDQTLWTLGTASNGAFTGTSVAQLRIGLALLTDTSTIQGFVTTSGQITMLFTPTGGGTATVGLGYMRNVNGVTSMEMQMITGDSLLVTHWAYMLPYDPATFTPPPSAPVPANSVPQWAWTAGTPWRIVSPTLFGTQAPGRFVITSYQNGYFWGAGVAPPGSAAAGFTLLGSVTPEGSVLFNTLSRGTLTSLYGTASGNAAGAQMLVSTYDLTGNLTGGLATMSLIRPYADTLRSAGGRVGLEAADVLYRLSMTSAGWTGSMVSGFAALDNLSGPSLSAAVKQTLPVLTGAASQATHVSQQAFRQTMTNRLDDVGSIGWAAGRNVWMQPLGSTAQQTGRDGVPGYDASGGGLAFGADVAVSSRAIIGGVLGYSHHTITGSDAAVPNRLGLASYQLGLYGAYAITRDVLFDYQLDGGSTDNGENRSLSFMGASAGGSYRSYSGHAGAGIKTRIPLQDRFALVPALRLDYGTVRSNSYGENGAGGFSLNVDPQIYQELVTTAQLKAVYAPTRQIRLTSDIGVGYNALNQPLQIRAAFSGGGESFVTHGLGLSPWIYSAGLGLVAAGNDRLDLSIRYGINATSSGLVQQSGHAVLKIRL; encoded by the coding sequence ATGCTGCGTTCGAAGGCCCGTGTCATCGCTCTCTGCGCGATGACCGGCATTGCGCTTGTGGCAGGGGGCGTCGGGCCGGCGCAGGCGCAATCGAGCGTCTGGGACTCCACGATCTCCAACACCAGCTGGTATGTGCCGACGGCGCAGCTGCTCGCCTACATGTCGCCGAAGACGGGCTTCTCCAATCCGGTCCCGATCGGTGACCAGACGTTGTGGACCTTGGGCACCGCGAGCAACGGCGCCTTCACCGGCACCAGCGTCGCGCAGCTCAGGATCGGGCTGGCGCTGCTGACGGACACCTCGACCATCCAGGGCTTCGTCACCACCAGCGGCCAGATCACCATGCTGTTCACGCCGACCGGCGGCGGCACTGCGACCGTCGGACTCGGCTATATGCGCAACGTCAACGGCGTGACCAGCATGGAAATGCAGATGATCACCGGCGACAGCCTGCTGGTGACGCATTGGGCCTACATGCTCCCCTATGATCCCGCGACCTTCACGCCGCCGCCGTCGGCACCGGTGCCGGCCAACTCAGTGCCGCAATGGGCGTGGACCGCCGGCACGCCTTGGCGGATCGTCAGTCCCACATTGTTCGGCACGCAGGCGCCGGGCCGTTTCGTCATCACGAGCTATCAGAACGGCTATTTCTGGGGTGCGGGCGTCGCGCCGCCCGGCAGCGCCGCGGCCGGCTTCACGCTGCTCGGCTCGGTGACTCCCGAGGGCAGCGTGCTGTTCAACACCCTCTCGCGCGGCACCCTGACCAGCCTCTATGGCACGGCGAGCGGCAACGCCGCAGGCGCGCAGATGCTGGTGTCGACCTACGACCTCACCGGAAACCTGACCGGAGGACTGGCGACGATGTCGCTGATCCGGCCTTATGCGGATACGCTGCGGTCTGCAGGCGGCCGCGTCGGCTTGGAAGCGGCTGACGTACTGTACCGGCTGTCGATGACGTCGGCCGGCTGGACCGGATCGATGGTCTCGGGCTTTGCCGCGCTTGATAATCTCAGCGGTCCATCTCTCAGCGCCGCCGTGAAGCAGACGTTGCCGGTGTTGACCGGGGCGGCCTCGCAGGCGACCCATGTCAGCCAGCAGGCGTTCCGGCAGACGATGACCAACAGGCTCGACGATGTCGGCAGCATCGGCTGGGCCGCTGGTCGCAATGTCTGGATGCAGCCCCTCGGCAGCACCGCGCAGCAGACGGGGCGCGATGGCGTTCCCGGCTATGACGCCTCCGGCGGCGGTCTGGCGTTCGGCGCCGACGTCGCAGTCTCGTCCCGCGCCATCATTGGCGGCGTTCTCGGTTATTCTCATCACACGATCACCGGAAGCGACGCCGCCGTGCCGAACCGTCTCGGTCTCGCCTCCTATCAGCTCGGGCTCTATGGAGCCTACGCGATCACCCGTGATGTCCTCTTCGACTATCAGCTCGATGGCGGATCGACCGATAACGGCGAAAACAGGTCGCTGAGCTTCATGGGCGCATCCGCCGGCGGCAGCTATCGTTCCTACAGCGGCCATGCCGGCGCAGGCATCAAGACGCGCATTCCGCTGCAGGACCGATTCGCGCTCGTTCCAGCACTGCGCCTGGACTACGGCACGGTTCGCAGCAATTCCTACGGCGAGAACGGTGCCGGCGGCTTCAGCCTCAACGTCGATCCTCAGATCTATCAGGAGCTCGTGACGACGGCGCAGCTGAAAGCGGTCTACGCGCCCACCAGGCAGATTCGTCTGACCAGCGATATCGGCGTCGGCTACAACGCGCTGAATCAGCCGCTGCAGATCCGCGCGGCGTTCTCGGGCGGGGGCGAGAGCTTCGTCACCCATGGCCTCGGCCTGTCGCCATGGATCTATTCGGCGGGCCTTGGTCTTGTGGCCGCCGGCAACGACCGGCTCGACCTCAGCATCCGCTATGGCATCAACGCGACATCGTCCGGTCTCGTCCAGCAGTCGGGCCACGCGGTGCTGAAGATCAGGCTGTGA